One segment of Triticum aestivum cultivar Chinese Spring chromosome 2A, IWGSC CS RefSeq v2.1, whole genome shotgun sequence DNA contains the following:
- the LOC123186427 gene encoding geraniol 8-hydroxylase-like: MTELLQNPSSMSRACNELAEVIGPKINIDKDDIVWLPYLQAVIKETFRLHPPGPILLPRKPERTLQIASYTIPKDSRVFINIWALGRDNDVWTEPEKFMPERFLGSPVDFKGANFELLPFGAGRRICLGMPLAIRMVHLVFTSLLNQFKWSLHVELERDGIDMEEKFGLSLTKVVPLRIVPTPI, from the coding sequence ATGACGGAGCTTCTCCAAAACCCATCATCAATGTCTAGAGCTTGCAACGAGCTTGCAGAAGTTATTGGACCCAAAATAAACATTGACAAAGATGATATTGTTTGGTTGCCCTATCTCCAAGCTGTTATAAAAGAGACTTTTAGACTTCATCCTCCTGGCCCGATCTTGTTGCCACGCAAACCCGAGAGAACATTGCAAATAGCAAGTTACACAATACCTAAAGATTCACGTGTGTTCATAAACATATGGGCGTTAGGTCGAGATAATGATGTATGGACTGAACCTGAGAAGTTCATGCCAGAGAGGTTCCTGGGTTCACCAGTTGATTTTAAGGGTGCCAAttttgagctccttccatttggtGCCGGACGTCGGATCTGCCTTGGAATGCCATTGGCTATTAGGATGGTGCATTTGGTCTTCACTTCGTTGTTAAATCAATTTAAGTGGAGCCTCCATGTTGAGCTTGAAAGGGATGGGATTGATATGGAAGAAAAGTTTGGCCTATCACTTACGAAGGTCGTGCCCCTTCGTATTGTACCAACACCGATTTGA